From a single Brassica oleracea var. oleracea cultivar TO1000 chromosome C5, BOL, whole genome shotgun sequence genomic region:
- the LOC106343259 gene encoding cytosolic Fe-S cluster assembly factor NBP35, whose product MENGDIPENANEHCPGPQSESAGKSDSCAGCPNQEACATAPKGPDPDLVAIAERMSTVKHKILVLSGKGGVGKSTFSAQLSFALAGMDHQVGLMDIDICGPSMPKMLGLEGHEIHQSNLGWSPVYVEENLGVMSIGFMLPNSDEAVVWRGPRKNALIKQFLKDVYWRDIDYLVVDAPPGTSDEHISIVQYLQATGIDGAIIVTTPQEVSLIDVRKEVSFCKKVGVPVLGVVENMSGLSQPLADVKFMEIGSSIDVTQDVISCLRENAPELLNVLACSEVFDSSGGGAERMCREMGVPFLGKVPLDPQLCKAAEQGKSCFEGNNKCSVSAPALKSIIQKVLASMTE is encoded by the exons ATGGAGAACGGAGATATTCCCGAGAACGCCAATGAAC ATTGCCCAGGTCCTCAATCGGAAAGTGCTGGAAAGTCAGATTCTTGTGCAGGTTGCCCTAATCAGGAAGCATGCGCAACTGCTCCCAAAGGACCTGACCCAG ATTTGGTTGCCATAGCAGAGAGAATGAGCACTGTTAAGCACAAGATTCTTGTCTTGTCTGGTAAAGGTGGGGTTGGTAAGAGCACTTTCTCTGCTCAGCTCTCGTTTGCCCTCGCGGGAATGGACCATCAAGTAGGCCTTATGGACATTGATATATGCGGCCCAAGCATGCCTAAAATGCTAGGCCTTGAAGGTCACGAGATTCACCAGAGCAACCTCGGATGGTCCCCTGTCTATGTGGAAGAGAACCTTGGTGTCATGTCCATTGGTTTCATGCTCCCAAACTCTGACGAAGCTGTGGTCTGGAGAGGTCCCCGCAAGAACGCTCTCATCAAACAGTTCTTGAAAGACGTCTACTGGAGAGACATCGACTACCTCGTGGTTGATGCCCCACCGGGAACTTCGGACGAGCACATCTCCATCGTCCAGTACCTTCAAGCCACTGGGATCGACGGTGCGATCATCGTCACGACCCCACAGGAAGTCTCGTTGATCGATGTCAGGAAAGAGGTGAGCTTTTGCAAGAAAGTGGGAGTCCCGGTGTTAGGAGTGGTGGAGAACATGAGCGGTTTGTCTCAGCCGTTGGCGGATGTCAAATTTATGGAGATTGGCTCTTCCATTGACGTGACTCAAGACGTAATCTCTTGCTTGAGGGAGAATGCGCCAGAGCTTCTCAACGTCTTGGCTTGCAGCGAAGTGTTTGACAGCAGTGGAGGAGGTGCAGAGAGGATGTGCAGGGAAATGGGAGTGCCGTTTCTTGGGAAAGTTCCATTGGATCCACAGCTTTGCAAAGCAGCAGAACAAGGTAAGTCGTGCTTTGAGGGTAACAACAAGTGTTCTGTTAGCGCACCTGCGCTGAAGAGCATCATACAGAAAGTCCTTGCTTCGATGACCGAGTGA
- the LOC106295720 gene encoding pre-mRNA-processing protein 40C: MEGENVTEPLNTAAPSTGEGIFATAPPPSDSVLATAASSVSPSSKSQPEQSSMSIAVSQSVSSSLTAQSSANPIPQAPHMLQNPPFGRPGTLAPPGLMTSPPAFPGSNPFSTIPRPGGPAQINPGIHPHMYPPYHSMPPMHGTPQGMWLQPRPMDGIPRAHFPSHPTPFHGNYPFPVRGASPHLPYPGSQPLPVGNTGTVHALPGHQPLDVPPGQKPEALSGIDDRAGSQLVGNRVDAWTAHKSETGVVYYYNSVTGQSTYEKPPGFEREPDKVPVQPIPISMENIHGTDWALVSTNDGKKYYYNNKTKVSSWQIPPEVKDLVKKTEERSTESLVSVPSADLTEKGSEQSSLSAPAINNGGRDAVSLRTTIVPGFSALDLVKKKLHDSGVPVSSTTTSEANGGKSNEVTPSGESGDGMGKVKDAPGGGDLSDSTSDSEDEDSGPSKEECIKQFKEMLKERGVAPFSKWEKELPKIIFDPRFKAIQSHSVRRSLFEQYVKTRAEEERREKRAAHKAAVEGFKQLLDEASKDIDKHTDYHIFKKKWGNDLRFESLERKEREALLNERILSLKRAADQKAQEIRAAAASDFKTMLHEREVSINSHWSKVKDSLRNDPRYRSAAHEDREVFYNEYIAELKAARGDDYEMKSRGEEDKLRERERELRKRKEREVLEVERVRQKIRRKEAVASYQALLVEKIRDPEASWTESKPKLERDPQKRALNPDLDPADKEKLFRDHIKTLYERCARDFKALLVEVLSSEAASQQTEEAKTVLNSWSTAKQVLKSDIRYSKMPRDDREVIWRRYAEDILRKQKQDSPQKEEKPRDYKI, translated from the exons ATGGAAGGGGAGAATGTAACGGAGCCGTTGAATACGGCTGCGCCATCTACGGGAGAGGGTATCTTCGCCACAGCTCCTCCTCCAAGTGATTCAGTATTGGCTACTGCTGCATCGAGTGTCTCTCCAAGCAGTAAATCTCAGCCGGAGCAATCCTCTATGTCT ATTGCTGTCTCTCAATCAGTTTCATCTTCCCTTACTGCGCAGTCGAGTGCTAATCCCATACCCCAAGCCCCGCATATGCTGCAAAATCCGCCTTTTGGTCGACCAGGAACACTCGCTCCTCCTGGACTCATGACATCTCCGCCTGCTTTTCCTGGTTCCAACCCCTTTTCCACAATTCCAAGGCCCGGGGGTCCTGCTCAAATCAATCCTGGTATCCATCCACACATGTATCCTCCTTATCATTCTATGCCACCAATGCATGGAACGCCCCAAGGAATGTGGTTGCAGCCTCGACCCATGGATGGTATTCCCAGGGCACATTTCCCTTCACATCCTACTCCTTTTCATGGTAATTACCCATTTCCTGTTCGTGGAGCTTCTCCTCACCTGCCATATCCTGGTTCTCAACCGCTTCCTGTGGGGAATACTGGCACTGTTCATGCGTTACCGGGCCACCAACCGTTAGATGTTCCTCCTGGTCAAAAGCCAGAAGCACTCTCAGGAATTG ATGACAGAGCTGGTTCTCAACTAGTAGGAAATCGAGTAGATGCCTGGACTGCACATAAATCAGAAACAGGAGTTGTTTACTATTATAATTCGGTGACAGGCCAATCGACCTATGAAAAGCCTCCTGGTTTTGAAAGGGAG CCTGATAAAGTGCCGGTGCAGCCAATTCCTATCTCTAT GGAGAATATACATGGGACGGATTGGGCTCTTGTTTCCACAAATGATGGCAAAAAATATTACTACAACAATAAAACAAAG GTAAGTAGCTGGCAGATTCCACCTGAGGTGAAAGATTTGGTGAAGAAAACGGAGGAGAGGTCAACGGAGAGTTTAGTTTCTGTGCCGAGCGCTGATTTAACTGAAAAGGGTTCTGAGCAATCAAGTTTGAGCGCACCTGCTATTAACAATGGTGGCCGGGATGCCGTATCGCTCAGAACTACAATTGTTCCTGGTTTCTCAGCGTTAGATTTGGTTAAAAAGAAACTGCATGATTCTGGAGTGCCTGTCTCCTCTACGACAACATCTGAAGCAAATGGTGGTAAATCAAACGAGGTCACACCTAGTGGAGAGAGTGGAGATGGTATGGGCAAGGTAAAAGATGCTCCTGGAGGTGGTGACCTTTCTGATTCTACTTCAGATTCCGAAGATGAAGATAGTGGACCATCGAAGGAAGAGTGTATCAAACAGTTTAAG GAAATGCTCAAGGAGAGAGGAGTGGCACCGTTTTCTAAATGGGAGAAGGAACTGCCAAAAATTATCTTTGACCCTCGCTTTAAG GCAATTCAAAGTCATTCTGTTCGAAGATCTTTATTTGAGCAGTACGTAAAGACTCGTGCTGAAGAAGAACGTAGGGAAAAGCGTGCTGCTCATAAGGCAGCTGTTGAAGGTTTCAAGCAGTTGCTGGACGAAGCGTCTAAG GACATTGATAAACACACTGATTATCATATTTTTAAAAAGAAATGGGGAAATGATCTGCGGTTCGAATCACTTGAGCGGAAGGAAAGAGAAGCTTTGCTGAATGAAAG AATCCTTTCTTTGAAACGAGCTGCTGACCAGAAGGCGCAAGAAATCCGCGCAGCAGCAGCCTCTGATTTCAAGACGATGTTACATGAAAGAGAAGTGTCCATAAATTCACATTGGTCCAAG GTAAAGGATAGCCTGAGAAATGATCCAAGATATAGATCTGCTGCACACGAGGACAGGGAGGTCTTTTATAATGAGTACATTGCGGAATTAAAAGCTGCAAGGGGAGATGATTATGAGATGAAAAGTAGAGGCGAAGAG GATAAACTGAGAGAACGAGAGCGGGAGTTGCGAAAACGGAAAGAAAGAGAAGTGCTAGAGGTGGAAAGGGTACGACAAAAAATCAGAAGGAAAGAGGCAGTCGCCTCTTATCAGGCTTTGCTAGTGGAGAAGATCAGAGACCCTGAG GCATCCTGGACAGAATCGAAGCCGAAACTTGAGAGGGATCCACAAAAACGCGCCTTAAATCCGGATTTAGACCCTGCTGATAAAGAGAAGCTGTTCCGAGACCATATAAAGACATTGTACGAG AGGTGTGCCCGTGACTTCAAAGCTCTTCTAGTTGAAGTCTTGTCATCGGAAGCTGCTTCTCAGCAGACGGAAGAAGCAAAGACCGTGCTCAACTCTTGGTCGACGGCTAAACAAGTACTCAAATCCGACATCCGATACAGCAAGATGCCCAGAGATGACAGGGAAGTCATATGGCGCAGATATGCCGAAGATATCTTGAGGAAACAGAAACAAGATAGCCCTCAAAAGGAAGAGAAACCAAGAGATTACAAGATCTAA
- the LOC106295597 gene encoding tricalbin-3, which yields MIPQSSPSSSSFDFLSHASVSRRLLCPCSNEHGLILFRDRFARRRILPRKTRVQVTNASSRFVSGGDSARKVARSLVLARFSNEFEDEQEPSSSQESSIQTDQNSFTNYREDPIVDKLRTQLGVIHPIPSPPINRNAIGLFAFFFFVGVVCDKLWAWRKRRRRDRQQRAGPWAQLPSPSFERDLQRKESVEWVNMVLVKLWKVYRGGIENWLVGLLQPVIDDLKKPDYVKRVEIKQFSLGDEPLSVRNVERRTSRRVNDLQYQIGLRYTGGARMLLMLTLKFGIIPVVVPVGIRDFDIDGELWVKLRLIPSAPWVGAASWAFVSLPKIKFELAPFRLFNLMGIPVLSMFLTKLLTEDLPRLFVRPKKIVLDFQKGKAVGPVSEDIKPGDMQEGNKDFVGELSVTLVNAQKLPYMFSGRTDPYVILRMGDQVIRSKKNSQTTVIGAPGQPIWNQDFQFLVSNPREQVLQIEVNDCLGFADMAIGTGEVDLGSLPDTVPTDRIVVLQGGWSLFGKGSAGEILLRLTYKAYVEDEEDDKRNAKAINADASDDDMSDSEEPSSFVRDKIPSDDLGPESFMNVLSALILSEEFQGIVSSEAGNKLYEGEASVPPVPSKASEDSKSQPDDSGNGGISDLEVKTPSSDRSSVDDGGLALLWFSVITSVLVLVAINMGGSSFFNP from the exons ATGATTCCACAATCTTCTCCCTCCTCTTCTAGCTTCGATTTCTTATCTCACGCTAGCGTCTCGCGTCGTCTGTTATGTCCTTGCTCCAACGAGCACGGCCTGATTCTCTTCCGCGATAGATTCGCGAGGAGGCGGATTCTCCCCCGGAAGACCAGAGTTCAGGTCACGAATGCGAGCTCGAGGTTTGTTTCCGGCGGGGATTCAGCGAGAAAGGTCGCGAGGAGCCTTGTGCTCGCTCGGTTCTCGAATGAATTCGAAGACGAACAAGAACCATCATCATCGCAGGAGTCTTCGATTCAAACCGACCAAAACAGTTTCACTAACTATAGAGAAGATCCGATTGTGGATAAGCTCAGGACTCAGCTTGGCGTTATCCATCCTATCCCCTCGCCACCGATTAACCGTAACGCGATTGGTCTCTTTGCGTTCTTCTTCTTCGTTGGTGTTGTCTGCGACAAGCTCTGGGCGTGGAGAAAGAGGCGGAGACGAGACAGACAACAGAGAGCTGGGCCATGGGCACAGCTTCCCTCACCGTCCTTCGAGAGGGATTTGCAAAGGAAAGAGTCGGTGGAGTGGGTGAACATGGTGTTGGTGAAGCTCTGGAAAGTTTATAGAGGTGGGATTGAGAATTGGCTCGTCGGGTTGTTGCAGCCTGTGATTGATGACTTGAAGAAGCCTGATTATGTGAAGAGAGTTGAAATTAAGCAGTTTTCGCTTGGGGATGAGCCTTTGTCTGTTAGAAATGTTGAGAGGAGGACTTCAAGACGCGTCAATGACTTGCA GTACCAGATTGGTCTTAGGTATACTGGTGGTGCTCGGATGTTGTTAATGCTCACTTTAAAATTTGGTATCATCCCAGTAGTCGTGCCAGTTGGTATACGAGATTTTGACATCGACGGTGAGCTTTGGGTTAAGTTAAGATTGATACCGTCAGCGCCTTGGGTTGGAGCCGCATCATGGGCTTTTGTATCACTTCCAAAGATCAAATTTGAGCTGGCTCCATTCCGATTATTTAATCTAATGG GAATTCCTGTTCTATCCAT GTTCTTGACCAAACTGCTGACAGAAGATTTGCCTCGCTTATTTGTCCGGCCAAAGAAAATTGTCTTGGATTTCCAAAAAGGAAAAGCTGTTGGACCTGTTTCAGAAGACATAAAACCTGGAGACATGCAGGAAGGGAACAAGGATTTTGTTGGGGAACTGTCTGTTACTCTTGTAAATGCCCAGAAACTTCCATACATGTTCTCTG GTAGAACGGATCCATATGTTATTTTACGAATGGGTGATCAAGTTATCCGCAGTAAGAAGAATAGTCAAACTACTGTGATTGGGGCTCCTGGTCAGCCAATCTGGAATCAG GACTTCCAATTCCTTGTTTCAAATCCTAGAGAACAAGTGTTACAAATTGAAGTCAATGACTGTCTTGGATTCGCCGATATGGCTATTGGCACCGGAGAG GTTGACCTCGGATCACTACCAGATACGGTTCCTACAGACAGAATTGTTGTTCTGCAAGGCGGTTGGAGTTTATTTGGAAAGGGATCTGCTGGAGAAATACTACTGCGGCTTACATACAAAGCATACGTGGAGGATGAAGAAGATGATAAACGCAATGCAAAAGCCATTAATGCAGATGCTTCCGATGATGACATGTCTGATTCCGAAGAACCTAGCTCATTCGTGCGTGACAAGATTCCTTCTGATGATCTTGGTCCAGAGTCGTTTATGAATGTGCTGTCTGCATTAATTTTGAGCGAGGAATTTCAAGGCATAGTTTCATCAGAAGCTGGGAACAAACTTTATGAAGGTGAAGCAAGCGTGCCACCAGTACCCTCAAAGGCTTCGGAGGACTCAAAATCTCAACCGGACGATTCTGGCAATGGAGGCATATCAGATTTGGAAGTGAAAACCCCGAGTTCTGATAGAAGCTCCGTTGATGATGGAG GATTAGCATTGTTGTGGTTCAGTGTAATCACTTCTGTATTGGTGCTCGTTGCTATTAACATGGGCGGCTCAAGTTTCTTCAACCCGTAA